A genomic region of Stigmatopora nigra isolate UIUO_SnigA chromosome 16, RoL_Snig_1.1, whole genome shotgun sequence contains the following coding sequences:
- the cd226 gene encoding CD226 antigen yields the protein MEVVQKRRWYFMALVFLPFLKGVYADTAPEIETITIHLQEGMVLDCLCPWDGNLTMVSWTKEPDTNSIAVFHPEYGVATTYHYRDRIEFLRTTPMDGSISMKNVTHQDIGVYHCSVQTFPQGPWIRSIQVEDLDEPPQEDKEDSVEAMQVDTYMTAELSSNLTLECKRGGNSTTVHQAVVEHMAPGQSWVIIGICKQVEGGVLIEDYGDRGQVNCQDNLDVILQLSPVLKQDGGYYRCSYSTDVGLQTNTFLVTVPKGGFSLSVFMMYVYLAIGIAGLILLTALLIVLLRRRKKNRREDSRDKLHTSYPPSWRQWWANEICGPVY from the exons ATGGAAGTCGTACAAAAGAGGCGCTGGTACTTCATGGCACTTGTCTTCCTCCCTTTTCTTAAAG GGGTTTACGCAGATACTGCTCCGGAAATAGAGACGATCACGATCCACCTACAGGAGGGGATGGTCCTGGACTGTTTGTGCCCATGGGATGGAAACCTCACGATGGTGTCATGGACTAAAGAGCCAGACACTAATTCTATAGCTGTATTTCACCCAGAGTACGGAGTAGCTACCACTTACCATTACCGGGACCGGATTGAGTTCTTGAGAACCACACCTATGGATGGAAGCATTTCCATGAAGAATGTTACACACCAGGATATTGGGGTGTATCACTGCTCTGTTCAGACATTTCCCCAGGGGCCCTGGATCAGGAGTATTCAGGTGGAGGATTTAG ATGAGCCTCCACAAGAAGATAAAGAGGACAGCGTTGAAGCCATGCAGGTAGACACATATATGACAGCAGAACTCAGCAGTAACCTAACGCTTGAATGCAAGCGCGGGGGCAACAGCACGACCGTCCACCAGGCTGTTGTGGAACATATGGCACCCGGTCAATCGTGGGTCATCATTGGCATATGCAAGCAAGTGGAGGGTGGTGTGCTGATTGAAGACTACGGTGATCGTGGTCAGGTCAACTGTCAAGACAACCTGGATGTTATTCTGCAGCTGAGTCCTGTTCTCAAGCAAGATGGTGGCTACTACCGCTGCAGTTACAGCACGGATGTTGGCTTGCAGACCAACACCTTCTTGGTCACTGTGCCAAAAG GTGGCTTCAGCCTGTCTGTATTTATGATGTATGTTTACTTGGCGATTGGAATTGCTGGACTAATTTTACTGACCGCTCTTCTCATCGTCCTGTTGAGACGCAG AAAGAAGAACAGACGAGAAGATAGCAGGGATAAACTGCACACATCTTACCCACCG AGTTGGCGGCAATGGTGGGCGAACGAGATTTGCGGACCAGTCTACTGA